In Paeniglutamicibacter kerguelensis, one genomic interval encodes:
- a CDS encoding uroporphyrinogen-III synthase: protein MSVAELETPGRVASPLSGFRIAVTSERRSAELIEALQRRGAQVQHAPTLRMAPLVEDAELLEHTRLVLDLRPEFVLVSTAYGFRRWFETADAAGLGDELTQVLHDASIHVRGPKALGAVRALGFEADGMSSDELTSTLVSEVSPKVAGKRVVLQQHGIGDDPAAQALTDAGASEVIRISPYRWGPPEDADRMTQLLRALCSGAIDAVTFTSAPAVRAMLAAAEEQGCYTELLEALQFSVCCVTVGPVTAAPLREVGIEPLVPERHRMGAMIRILVEHLSDSGSISCQSVLGSCELRGDTVLLGGNDRELSAIQLKLFKAILSARGRVVPRARLVSLLPDGSSDHALDMALSRLRRALPDPRLISTVVKRGYRINV, encoded by the coding sequence ATGAGCGTGGCCGAGCTGGAAACACCTGGCCGGGTGGCCTCGCCCCTGTCCGGATTCCGGATCGCCGTCACCTCTGAACGGCGTTCGGCCGAACTCATCGAGGCGTTGCAACGCCGCGGCGCGCAAGTGCAGCACGCACCGACGTTGCGCATGGCGCCGCTGGTCGAAGATGCGGAATTGCTGGAACACACGCGGCTGGTTCTGGACCTGCGGCCAGAATTCGTGTTGGTCAGCACGGCCTACGGATTCCGCCGGTGGTTCGAGACGGCCGATGCCGCAGGCCTGGGCGACGAGCTGACACAGGTCCTGCACGACGCGTCGATCCACGTGCGCGGCCCCAAGGCCCTGGGCGCCGTGCGCGCGCTGGGTTTCGAGGCCGACGGCATGAGCAGCGACGAACTGACCTCCACGCTGGTTTCCGAGGTGTCCCCGAAGGTTGCCGGCAAGAGGGTGGTGCTGCAACAGCACGGGATCGGTGACGACCCCGCGGCACAGGCCCTCACGGACGCCGGAGCCAGCGAGGTCATCCGGATCAGCCCGTATCGCTGGGGACCCCCGGAGGACGCGGACCGGATGACCCAATTGCTGCGGGCCCTGTGTTCCGGGGCCATCGATGCCGTCACCTTCACCAGTGCGCCGGCGGTCCGCGCGATGCTCGCCGCCGCGGAGGAACAGGGTTGCTACACGGAGCTGTTGGAGGCGCTCCAGTTCAGCGTGTGCTGCGTGACCGTGGGACCGGTGACTGCCGCCCCGCTGCGGGAAGTCGGGATCGAACCACTGGTTCCCGAACGGCACCGGATGGGTGCCATGATCCGCATCCTGGTGGAACACCTCTCCGACAGCGGATCGATCAGTTGCCAATCTGTTCTGGGTTCCTGCGAGCTGCGCGGGGACACCGTTCTTTTGGGCGGGAACGACCGCGAACTCAGCGCCATCCAGCTGAAACTCTTCAAGGCGATACTGAGCGCTCGCGGACGGGTGGTTCCCCGTGCCCGGTTGGTCTCGCTTTTGCCCGACGGTTCCTCGGACCACGCCCTTGACATGGCTCTCAGCAGGCTTCGGCGGGCCTTGCCGGACCCGCGGCTGATCTCCACGGTCGTCAAGCGCGGCTACCGGATCAACGTCTAG
- a CDS encoding metal ABC transporter substrate-binding protein encodes MTNPRRHKTAAPSLLRRLLAGAASVALIASLSACSDSNPGAGGGQSDRPVVLTTFTVLADIAQNVAGDKLQVESITKVGAEIHGYEPTPQDIAKASRAQLILDHGMNLEGWFTQFVEEIDVPHAVVSEGVEPIDITEDSYAGKPNPHAWMSPLNVQIYVDNIRDAFIELDPANSTVYTDNARAYNQELKQLQDNLVAGLSGLEPNHRAIVSCEGAFSYLARDADLTEKYIWAVNAEQQATPRQIASAIEFVKENQVPAVFCESTVSDAPMQQVVQASGSKFGGTLYVDSLSEADGPVPTYLDLIRHDSKVILEALTGKTS; translated from the coding sequence ATGACGAATCCTCGCCGACACAAGACAGCCGCACCCTCGTTGCTGCGCCGACTACTGGCCGGTGCGGCAAGTGTCGCGCTCATCGCCTCGCTCAGCGCCTGCTCCGACTCAAACCCCGGGGCCGGAGGCGGTCAGTCCGATCGCCCCGTCGTGCTCACCACGTTTACGGTGCTGGCCGACATCGCCCAGAACGTTGCCGGCGACAAGCTCCAGGTGGAGTCGATCACCAAGGTCGGGGCCGAGATCCACGGCTATGAACCAACCCCGCAGGACATTGCCAAGGCTTCCCGCGCGCAGCTGATCCTGGACCACGGGATGAACCTCGAGGGTTGGTTCACGCAGTTCGTCGAGGAAATCGACGTGCCGCATGCGGTGGTCAGCGAGGGCGTCGAACCCATCGACATCACCGAGGATTCCTACGCCGGCAAGCCCAACCCGCACGCCTGGATGAGCCCGCTCAATGTGCAGATCTACGTCGACAACATCCGAGATGCCTTCATCGAGCTCGACCCCGCGAACAGCACCGTCTACACGGATAACGCACGCGCCTACAACCAGGAACTGAAGCAGCTTCAGGACAACCTCGTCGCAGGGCTTTCCGGACTGGAACCAAACCACCGGGCGATCGTGTCCTGCGAAGGTGCGTTCTCCTACCTGGCCCGCGACGCCGACCTGACCGAGAAGTACATCTGGGCGGTCAACGCCGAGCAGCAGGCCACCCCGCGGCAAATCGCGTCCGCCATCGAGTTCGTGAAGGAAAACCAGGTGCCGGCGGTGTTCTGCGAGTCGACGGTGTCCGATGCCCCGATGCAGCAGGTGGTCCAGGCCAGCGGCAGCAAGTTCGGCGGAACCCTGTACGTCGATTCGCTCTCCGAGGCCGACGGCCCCGTCCCCACCTACCTCGACCTCATCCGGCACGATTCCAAGGTGATCCTCGAGGCACTCACCGGGAAGACGTCATGA
- a CDS encoding metal ABC transporter ATP-binding protein, translating to MSTQAITVRDVTVRYGDVLALDRAELTLNHGRICGLIGMNGSGKSTLFKAIMGLVKPDGGTVTINGGTPAQARKSAAIGYVPQSEDVDWAFPVSVHDVVMMGRYGGMGWTRRPKRSDHVAVNEALERVELTEYAHRQIGQLSGGQKKRAFVARGIAQNANILLLDEPFAGVDKRSEATITRLLREQAQEGAAILVSTHDLHALPALADEAVLLMQRVLMHGDPKTVLRPENLALAFGLDVLGSGNDS from the coding sequence ATGAGCACCCAGGCGATCACGGTCAGGGACGTCACGGTGCGCTACGGCGACGTGCTGGCCCTGGACCGGGCCGAACTCACCCTGAACCACGGACGGATCTGCGGCCTGATCGGCATGAACGGCTCGGGGAAGTCGACGCTGTTCAAGGCGATCATGGGACTGGTCAAGCCCGACGGCGGCACCGTCACCATCAACGGAGGAACCCCGGCGCAGGCCCGCAAGTCCGCGGCCATCGGCTACGTCCCGCAAAGCGAGGACGTCGACTGGGCCTTCCCGGTCTCGGTGCACGACGTTGTCATGATGGGCCGCTACGGGGGCATGGGCTGGACCCGCCGCCCCAAGCGCTCCGACCACGTGGCGGTGAACGAGGCCCTGGAACGCGTCGAACTCACCGAGTACGCGCACCGTCAGATCGGCCAGCTCTCCGGCGGCCAGAAGAAGCGCGCCTTCGTGGCCCGCGGCATCGCCCAGAACGCCAACATCCTGTTGCTGGACGAGCCGTTCGCGGGCGTCGACAAGCGTTCCGAGGCCACCATCACGCGCCTGCTGCGCGAGCAGGCCCAGGAAGGCGCCGCCATCCTGGTCTCGACCCACGACCTGCACGCCCTGCCGGCGCTGGCCGACGAGGCCGTCCTGCTCATGCAGCGGGTGCTCATGCACGGGGACCCTAAGACCGTGCTGCGGCCGGAAAACCTTGCCCTGGCCTTCGGCCTGGACGTCCTGGGAAGCGGAAACGACTCATGA
- a CDS encoding metal ABC transporter permease, producing MNLIDLIVEPLGYDFMVNALATAVTAAAVCAVLSCWLVLIGWSLMGDAVSHAVLPGVVLAYVLGVPFAIGALLFGFLAVALIGAVRDTSRIKEDAAIGIVFSTLFALGLVLISVTPSNTDLSHIIFGNLLGVSKAELTQIVILGAIALGILLFKRKDFTLFAFDPTHAHAIGLNPKIIGAALLGLLALTSVVALQAVGVILVVAMLIIPGATAHLLTDRFGRMLVIAPAISVVCSVVGLYVSYYLDTASGGMIVLTQGAVFALVYLFSPTQGLLGKRYAASKRRRAAASPEPSQVA from the coding sequence ATGAACCTCATAGACCTCATCGTCGAGCCGCTGGGCTACGACTTCATGGTGAACGCGCTGGCCACGGCCGTGACGGCGGCGGCGGTCTGCGCCGTGCTTTCCTGCTGGCTGGTGCTGATCGGCTGGTCGCTAATGGGAGACGCCGTGTCCCACGCGGTGCTTCCGGGCGTCGTGCTGGCCTACGTGCTCGGCGTGCCGTTCGCGATCGGCGCGCTGCTCTTCGGGTTCCTGGCCGTGGCGTTGATCGGCGCCGTCCGCGACACCAGTCGCATCAAGGAGGACGCGGCCATCGGCATCGTGTTCTCCACGCTTTTCGCCCTGGGCCTGGTACTGATCTCCGTCACGCCCTCGAACACCGACCTGAGCCACATCATCTTCGGCAACCTCCTGGGCGTCTCGAAGGCCGAGCTGACGCAGATCGTCATCCTCGGTGCGATCGCGCTGGGCATCCTGCTGTTCAAGCGGAAGGACTTCACGCTCTTCGCGTTCGACCCGACCCATGCCCACGCCATCGGGCTGAACCCGAAGATCATCGGCGCAGCGCTGCTGGGCCTGCTGGCCCTCACCTCCGTGGTGGCCCTGCAGGCCGTGGGCGTCATCCTGGTGGTGGCCATGCTGATCATCCCGGGGGCCACGGCCCACCTGCTCACCGACCGGTTCGGCCGGATGCTGGTGATCGCGCCCGCGATTTCCGTCGTCTGCTCCGTGGTCGGCCTGTACGTGAGCTACTACCTGGACACGGCCTCCGGCGGCATGATCGTGCTGACCCAGGGCGCGGTGTTCGCCCTGGTGTACCTCTTCAGCCCCACCCAGGGGTTGCTGGGCAAGAGGTACGCGGCCTCGAAGCGCCGCCGCGCCGCGGCGTCACCCGAACCGTCGCAGGTCGCCTAG
- a CDS encoding metal-dependent transcriptional regulator, whose translation MSVSELSVSTQNYLKVIWGISEWSDVPVTATVIAQKTGLKVSSVSDAVRKMTTQGLVSHARYGAVELTDLGRKHALDMVRRHRLLETFLVQVLGYDWDQVHDEAENLEHAISDFMVERLDAFLQHPTRDPHGDPIPSADGVVVLPDAVLLSEVGPGQRVVVERISDDDPVLLKFLHAQGVVPGVVLTIVGATPFSDALSLNVGDGEIPVSLGRQATDALYVSHA comes from the coding sequence ATGTCGGTTTCGGAGCTTTCGGTCAGTACGCAGAACTACCTGAAGGTCATCTGGGGTATCTCCGAATGGTCGGACGTTCCCGTGACGGCGACCGTCATTGCGCAGAAGACGGGGCTCAAGGTCTCCTCTGTTTCCGACGCCGTGCGGAAGATGACCACCCAGGGCCTGGTGAGCCACGCGCGCTACGGCGCCGTCGAACTGACCGACCTCGGCCGCAAGCACGCCCTGGACATGGTGCGCAGGCACCGGCTCCTGGAAACGTTCCTGGTCCAGGTCCTCGGATACGACTGGGACCAGGTCCACGACGAGGCCGAGAACCTGGAACACGCCATCTCGGATTTCATGGTGGAACGCCTCGACGCGTTCCTGCAGCACCCCACCCGCGACCCGCACGGAGACCCGATCCCGTCCGCGGACGGCGTGGTGGTGCTGCCCGACGCGGTCCTGCTCAGCGAGGTGGGACCGGGCCAGCGGGTCGTCGTGGAGCGGATCTCGGATGACGACCCGGTGCTCTTGAAGTTCCTCCACGCCCAAGGCGTCGTGCCGGGAGTCGTCTTGACGATCGTGGGGGCAACGCCGTTCTCGGATGCCCTGAGCCTGAACGTCGGCGACGGCGAAATCCCTGTCAGTCTGGGCCGCCAGGCGACGGACGCGCTTTACGTGTCCCACGCCTAA
- a CDS encoding ABC transporter permease, with translation MNPTYVRIELFRQSRDIMNVMFAVFMPVAMYVLFGNMFGSGDTSAGNGNVKFYVMVSMAAYGSAVATTAIAGTAATESMLGWGRQIALTPMKASGFVAAKITVALVISAASAAAVYLTGMLTGAQADAAWIWALSYGTVVLGSGVFGLYGMAVGLAFKSETAIGIASSGLVFFAFFGNVFMPLSGVLLDIARFTPMYGFVGLARYPLTEGYGAGTDTVDSIGMLLANIVGWALVFAGLALWAVRRSRARR, from the coding sequence ATGAACCCCACCTATGTACGCATCGAACTCTTCCGCCAATCCCGGGACATCATGAACGTCATGTTCGCGGTGTTCATGCCCGTGGCCATGTACGTGCTCTTCGGGAACATGTTCGGCTCCGGGGACACGAGCGCAGGCAACGGCAACGTGAAGTTCTACGTCATGGTCTCCATGGCCGCCTACGGTTCTGCCGTCGCCACCACGGCCATCGCCGGGACCGCCGCCACCGAGTCCATGCTGGGGTGGGGACGGCAAATCGCGCTGACCCCGATGAAAGCCTCGGGATTCGTGGCCGCCAAGATCACCGTCGCCCTGGTCATCTCCGCCGCTAGCGCCGCCGCCGTGTACCTGACCGGCATGCTCACCGGGGCGCAGGCAGACGCGGCCTGGATCTGGGCGCTCAGCTACGGGACCGTCGTGCTGGGCTCGGGGGTCTTCGGCCTCTATGGCATGGCCGTCGGGCTGGCCTTCAAGTCGGAGACTGCAATCGGCATTGCCAGCAGCGGCCTGGTGTTCTTCGCCTTCTTCGGTAACGTGTTCATGCCGCTGAGCGGGGTGCTGCTGGACATCGCACGATTCACCCCGATGTACGGGTTCGTGGGATTGGCCCGCTACCCGCTGACCGAGGGCTACGGGGCCGGGACCGATACCGTGGATTCGATTGGCATGCTCCTAGCCAACATAGTGGGTTGGGCACTGGTCTTCGCCGGGCTTGCGCTGTGGGCGGTCCGCCGCTCGAGGGCGCGGCGGTGA
- a CDS encoding ABC transporter ATP-binding protein: MNETTEQLAARLEANPDPGIALRLDGVRKTFHTALGPLEAVAGIDMSVGTGEIVAFLGPNGAGKTTSIDMMLGLTAPTSGTISVFGKSPRAAVEAGEISAVLQTGGLLRDLTVRETVTAIAALHGAKDRIEEVMERTNILSLSRRKVSKCSGGEQQRLKFALALLPDPRLLILDEPTAGMDVAARHAFWGTMRQDALEGRTVLFATHYLEEAQDFAERTILIGAGRVLADGPTNQLRTMTGGHVVSATLPDDRPAEPALAALRTLPRVVSVRLEGRRVSITGPESDAAALMLLTGLGARELEITAPTLESAFMALTEAR; this comes from the coding sequence ATGAATGAAACGACCGAACAATTGGCCGCACGGTTGGAAGCCAATCCGGATCCGGGGATCGCGCTAAGGCTCGACGGGGTCCGCAAGACCTTCCACACCGCCCTAGGCCCGCTGGAAGCCGTGGCGGGAATCGACATGAGCGTCGGGACCGGAGAGATCGTTGCCTTCCTGGGGCCCAACGGCGCGGGAAAAACCACCAGCATCGACATGATGCTTGGGCTCACCGCACCGACATCCGGCACCATCTCGGTGTTCGGCAAGAGCCCGCGCGCGGCCGTGGAGGCCGGGGAAATCTCCGCGGTGCTGCAGACCGGCGGGTTGCTGCGGGACCTCACAGTGCGCGAAACCGTCACCGCGATCGCCGCGCTGCACGGTGCCAAGGACCGCATCGAAGAGGTCATGGAACGCACCAACATCCTCTCCCTGTCCCGCCGCAAGGTCTCCAAGTGCTCGGGAGGCGAACAGCAGCGGCTGAAATTCGCGCTCGCACTGCTGCCCGATCCGAGGTTGCTGATCCTCGACGAACCCACAGCCGGGATGGACGTCGCTGCGCGCCACGCGTTTTGGGGCACCATGCGGCAGGACGCCTTGGAGGGTCGCACCGTCCTGTTCGCCACCCACTACCTGGAAGAGGCACAGGACTTCGCCGAACGCACCATCCTCATCGGGGCAGGACGCGTGCTGGCGGACGGCCCCACCAACCAGCTGCGCACCATGACAGGCGGACACGTCGTCTCCGCCACACTGCCCGATGACCGCCCCGCCGAGCCGGCACTTGCGGCGCTGCGCACCCTGCCGCGGGTCGTCTCCGTGCGCTTAGAGGGCCGCCGGGTCAGCATCACGGGCCCGGAATCCGACGCCGCGGCGCTGATGCTGCTGACAGGACTCGGGGCCCGCGAGCTGGAGATCACCGCACCCACCCTGGAATCCGCCTTCATGGCGTTGACGGAAGCACGCTGA
- a CDS encoding aminotransferase class III-fold pyridoxal phosphate-dependent enzyme — METTLDLRSITAQEAEQLVTGALDSYGIPAEEAVFELIKHRENFVYRLAVPGRTDLAVRLHRPGLRNDAEIHAEMAFLDAAGARGIMVPQVLPTVDGRLFVSLLDGFGRSCQIDLQEWITGSTTLGSIDEGLFGTSTLGPEDFRNLGSTIARLHVLAEELGPEAGTGRGAWDAEGLTGAAPLWGDPLAASVLDDSQRALLRKALDRAGRILKDHGKAPDRYGAIHADFTPENVLTSPAGLRVIDFDDFGPGYFLFDLVTALFFFQPHPAYPAYREALFQGYGSVRELPPEHLELWDTLRLARGASYLGWAAAREGQDDALFIFENVLPLVLRLAADYAKDSPTLISETVSTTDELLARRFATVGRHSPLFYAQPIALASAEGVWLTDTEGRRYLDGYNNVPHVGHCNPRVVAAACAQAKVLNLHSRYLNEPMVAYAEKLLSCFPAPLDKMFFTNSGSESNELALRIARQHTGARGVLVSDFSYHGNTSALAELTTGLVTREGLGEHVRPIRIPDLEHAGGLTEDELTAAALAGVDAAIASLKAAGIGLSAVLFDPLFSTEGLNRVPRGYVAGLADRVHAAGGLVIADEVQSGFGRTGDAMWGFELHGIVPDLATLGKPMGNGHPLGAVVTTTALLDEFGSHNMYFNTFAGNPVSAATGLAVLQEMEDRSLRANARGLGVGIQLRLREIAAESPAAGAVKGRGLFFGVEIVRPDGGPWAEGAKAVIEHMKANGVLVSRIGPDDNVLKMRPPMVIGREETELLLEAFGAALLHVGSAG, encoded by the coding sequence ATGGAAACCACACTCGACCTGCGCAGCATCACTGCCCAGGAGGCAGAGCAGCTGGTGACTGGGGCACTGGATTCCTACGGGATTCCGGCCGAAGAAGCGGTGTTTGAGCTCATCAAGCACCGCGAAAACTTCGTCTACCGCCTGGCGGTGCCCGGGAGAACCGACTTGGCTGTGCGGCTGCACCGCCCGGGTCTGCGCAACGACGCGGAAATCCATGCCGAAATGGCGTTCCTCGACGCGGCCGGTGCCCGCGGAATCATGGTGCCCCAAGTGCTGCCCACGGTCGATGGCCGGCTGTTCGTTTCCCTGCTCGACGGTTTCGGCAGGTCCTGCCAGATCGACCTGCAGGAATGGATCACCGGCTCCACAACGCTGGGTTCCATCGACGAGGGGCTGTTCGGCACCAGCACGCTGGGGCCGGAGGACTTCAGGAACCTGGGCTCCACCATCGCCCGGCTGCACGTGCTGGCCGAGGAACTGGGCCCGGAGGCCGGCACGGGGCGCGGTGCCTGGGACGCGGAGGGACTCACCGGGGCCGCACCGCTGTGGGGCGACCCGCTGGCCGCCAGCGTCTTGGACGACTCCCAGCGAGCCCTGCTGCGCAAGGCCTTGGACCGCGCCGGCCGGATACTGAAGGACCACGGCAAGGCCCCGGACCGCTATGGGGCCATCCACGCTGACTTCACCCCGGAGAACGTGCTGACCTCTCCCGCCGGCCTGCGGGTTATCGACTTCGACGACTTCGGCCCCGGCTATTTCCTTTTCGACCTGGTGACGGCGCTCTTCTTCTTCCAGCCGCATCCGGCCTACCCCGCGTACCGGGAGGCGTTGTTCCAGGGGTACGGCAGCGTGCGCGAACTGCCGCCGGAACACCTTGAGCTCTGGGATACGTTGCGCCTGGCACGCGGTGCCAGCTACCTGGGGTGGGCCGCCGCCCGCGAGGGACAGGACGATGCCCTATTCATCTTCGAGAACGTGCTGCCGCTGGTGCTCCGGCTGGCGGCGGACTATGCAAAGGACAGCCCGACGTTGATTTCCGAGACCGTTTCCACCACCGATGAACTGCTGGCCCGGCGCTTTGCCACGGTGGGCAGGCATTCCCCGCTCTTCTACGCCCAGCCGATCGCCCTGGCCTCGGCCGAGGGCGTGTGGCTCACCGACACCGAAGGACGCCGCTACCTGGACGGCTACAACAACGTGCCGCACGTGGGGCACTGCAACCCGCGGGTGGTCGCGGCCGCCTGCGCGCAGGCCAAGGTCCTGAACCTGCACAGCCGCTACCTCAACGAACCGATGGTGGCCTACGCGGAGAAGCTGCTTTCCTGTTTCCCGGCGCCCTTGGACAAGATGTTTTTCACCAATTCCGGCTCCGAATCCAACGAGTTGGCGCTGCGCATCGCCCGCCAACACACAGGCGCCCGGGGCGTGCTGGTCAGCGATTTCAGCTACCACGGCAACACGAGTGCACTGGCCGAACTCACCACCGGGCTGGTGACCCGCGAGGGACTGGGGGAGCACGTCCGTCCGATCCGCATTCCGGACCTGGAACATGCGGGCGGGCTGACGGAGGACGAACTCACGGCGGCTGCCCTGGCCGGGGTGGATGCGGCGATCGCCTCACTGAAGGCCGCGGGCATCGGACTGTCCGCGGTGCTCTTTGACCCGCTGTTCTCCACCGAGGGGCTGAACCGGGTCCCGCGCGGCTACGTGGCCGGGCTGGCCGACCGCGTGCATGCCGCCGGCGGCCTGGTGATCGCCGACGAGGTCCAGTCCGGGTTCGGGCGCACCGGGGACGCCATGTGGGGATTCGAGCTGCACGGCATCGTCCCGGACCTCGCCACCCTGGGTAAGCCCATGGGCAATGGCCACCCGCTAGGCGCCGTGGTGACCACCACGGCGTTGCTCGACGAGTTCGGCAGCCACAACATGTACTTCAACACCTTTGCCGGAAACCCGGTCTCCGCCGCCACCGGGCTGGCGGTGCTGCAGGAAATGGAGGACCGTTCGCTGCGGGCCAACGCCAGGGGCCTCGGTGTCGGCATCCAGTTGAGGCTGCGGGAAATTGCGGCCGAATCGCCCGCCGCGGGCGCGGTCAAGGGCCGCGGCCTGTTCTTCGGCGTCGAGATCGTGCGCCCCGACGGCGGCCCGTGGGCCGAGGGTGCCAAGGCCGTCATCGAACACATGAAGGCGAACGGTGTGCTGGTCAGCAGGATCGGCCCGGATGACAACGTGCTGAAGATGCGCCCGCCCATGGTGATCGGCAGGGAGGAAACCGAGCTGCTGCTCGAGGCCTTCGGCGCCGCGCTACTGCATGTTGGCAGCGCGGGCTAG
- a CDS encoding LysR substrate-binding domain-containing protein translates to MVNYTLKQLQYFIAVANAESISGAAAACHISQAAMSQAINELERIVGSQLLVRHRARGVVLTAVGAHFLRDAKDLVRHAEEVQGHIGERQSTLAGPLVIGCYTSLSAFWLPIICEQFTKPNPGLEVRIIEGDGVVLQERMLEGYLDAVLTHTRHLLPVVKHAPVMTGRPYVLLAANHPLAGRGSVRLAELADEDFVSLDIPSVQDNQLVNLRMSGLDPKIAWSSSNFEAVRGMVARGLGYTVLVQRPPVNMSYDGLPLAMLEIEGPVGRSDICVAYTASDRPSLRLRAFIEFCERIGAEREDGMGGF, encoded by the coding sequence GTGGTCAACTACACCCTCAAGCAATTGCAGTACTTCATCGCCGTGGCCAATGCCGAGTCGATTTCCGGCGCCGCCGCCGCGTGCCACATTTCCCAGGCGGCCATGTCGCAGGCCATCAACGAACTCGAACGCATCGTGGGGTCGCAGCTGTTGGTGCGGCACCGGGCGCGCGGGGTCGTGCTCACCGCGGTGGGGGCCCATTTCCTGCGCGACGCCAAGGACCTGGTCCGCCACGCCGAAGAAGTCCAGGGCCACATCGGGGAACGCCAAAGCACCCTGGCCGGCCCGCTGGTCATCGGCTGTTACACGAGCCTTTCGGCGTTCTGGCTGCCGATCATCTGCGAACAGTTCACCAAGCCGAATCCCGGACTCGAGGTACGGATCATCGAGGGTGACGGAGTCGTCTTGCAGGAACGGATGCTCGAGGGTTACCTGGATGCAGTGCTCACCCACACCAGGCACCTGCTTCCCGTGGTGAAGCACGCCCCGGTGATGACCGGGCGCCCCTACGTTTTGCTGGCCGCCAACCATCCGCTCGCCGGCAGGGGCAGCGTCCGGCTGGCGGAATTGGCCGACGAGGATTTCGTCTCGCTGGACATCCCTTCGGTGCAGGACAACCAGCTGGTGAACCTGCGCATGTCCGGCCTTGATCCCAAGATCGCCTGGAGCAGCTCGAATTTCGAGGCGGTGCGCGGCATGGTGGCCCGCGGGCTGGGCTACACGGTGCTGGTCCAACGCCCTCCGGTGAACATGAGCTACGACGGGTTGCCTCTGGCAATGCTGGAAATCGAGGGACCGGTGGGCCGCAGCGACATCTGTGTCGCCTACACGGCCTCTGACCGACCCAGCCTGCGCCTGCGCGCCTTCATCGAGTTCTGCGAACGGATCGGTGCCGAACGCGAAGACGGGATGGGCGGTTTCTGA
- a CDS encoding dihydrofolate reductase family protein, with amino-acid sequence MGKVVMYGSVSVDGFVADGNDQPGPLFDWLSGGDVPLGESGEVKVSQTSYDYTRPYWDQIGATIVGRHVFDLTDGWDGKPPGGVDHVVVVTHRPQPEGWDPEAPFHFVDGVEAAVAKAQELAGDRIVEVAAGDVGGQVLAAGLVDEVRMDVAPVVFGSGKRYFGSVHAQHLLEDPDVAIRGNRVLHLRYRVRR; translated from the coding sequence GTGGGCAAGGTGGTCATGTACGGCTCGGTGTCGGTGGACGGCTTCGTCGCGGACGGGAACGACCAGCCCGGACCGCTGTTCGACTGGTTGTCCGGCGGGGATGTCCCGTTGGGCGAGAGCGGCGAGGTGAAGGTGTCGCAGACGTCCTACGACTACACCCGGCCGTACTGGGACCAGATCGGGGCGACAATCGTCGGCCGCCACGTCTTCGACCTGACGGACGGCTGGGACGGGAAGCCTCCGGGCGGGGTCGACCACGTGGTTGTCGTGACGCACCGGCCGCAGCCCGAGGGCTGGGACCCCGAGGCGCCGTTTCACTTCGTCGACGGCGTCGAGGCGGCCGTGGCCAAGGCGCAGGAGCTCGCGGGCGACCGCATCGTCGAGGTCGCCGCCGGCGACGTCGGCGGCCAGGTGCTTGCCGCGGGCCTGGTCGACGAGGTGCGCATGGACGTCGCACCCGTCGTATTCGGGTCCGGCAAGCGCTACTTCGGGTCGGTCCACGCACAGCACCTGTTGGAGGATCCCGACGTGGCGATCCGGGGCAACCGGGTGCTTCACCTACGCTATCGGGTGCGCCGTTGA